The following proteins are co-located in the Mesorhizobium australicum WSM2073 genome:
- a CDS encoding TolC family outer membrane protein, translated as MPSVRKSLFTAVLVSATALSPLAASAETITGALSKAYQYNSTLNASRAGVRVTDESVAIAKSGWRPTVTGSANIDYTNTRRANGGGSSKLTSGSYGIQINQSLFDGFQTRNNVAAAESQVKASVESLRNTEENTLFNAAMAYMDVIRDRQIAVLTEQNLQFLSEQARAARSRFEVGEGTRTDVAQADASRASAVASLSAARAQALASAATYHQVVGDEPGKLRPASPLGRLLPSSLDAAIAVGSAEHPAILATQHLVDAAAFSVKSAEGALLPQLSASAGVSEDYRKSIPDITGSNGNSTSANIGATLTIPIYSGGRTSAVVRQNKESLGQARIQVDVTRDQVRQAIATAWSQYTAAQQSVSANRQVIDAAQLALNGVIEERNVGQRTTLDVLNAQATVITAKINQANSEHDVVVASYAILQAIGRLSVDRLALQVTKYRPEEHYNAVKDKWIGLRTPDGR; from the coding sequence GTGCCGTCAGTACGCAAGTCACTTTTCACCGCCGTCCTTGTTTCGGCGACCGCGCTATCCCCACTGGCTGCTTCGGCTGAAACCATCACCGGCGCGCTTTCAAAAGCCTATCAGTACAATTCCACGCTGAATGCATCGCGCGCCGGCGTGCGTGTCACCGACGAGAGTGTGGCCATCGCCAAGTCGGGCTGGCGGCCGACGGTTACAGGTTCAGCCAACATCGATTATACGAACACGCGCCGGGCAAATGGCGGCGGCAGTTCGAAACTGACAAGCGGCAGCTACGGCATTCAGATCAATCAATCGCTGTTCGACGGGTTTCAGACGAGGAACAATGTCGCGGCCGCCGAATCCCAGGTCAAGGCGTCGGTGGAAAGCCTGCGCAATACCGAGGAAAACACGCTGTTCAACGCGGCCATGGCCTATATGGACGTGATTCGCGACCGGCAGATCGCGGTGCTGACCGAGCAGAACCTGCAGTTCCTGAGCGAGCAGGCGCGCGCCGCGCGCTCGCGCTTCGAAGTCGGCGAAGGCACGCGCACCGATGTCGCGCAGGCCGATGCCTCACGAGCTTCCGCGGTGGCATCGCTGAGCGCGGCCCGCGCACAGGCGCTGGCCAGCGCTGCGACCTATCACCAGGTCGTCGGTGACGAGCCTGGCAAGCTCAGGCCCGCTTCGCCATTGGGCCGGTTGCTGCCGTCGAGCCTCGACGCGGCGATCGCCGTCGGCTCGGCCGAACACCCGGCCATCCTTGCCACTCAGCATCTGGTCGACGCCGCAGCGTTTTCAGTCAAATCGGCTGAAGGCGCGCTGTTGCCGCAGCTGTCGGCTTCGGCCGGCGTTTCGGAAGATTACCGCAAGTCCATTCCCGACATCACCGGTTCCAACGGCAATTCGACCTCGGCCAATATCGGCGCGACGCTGACCATTCCAATCTACTCCGGCGGCCGGACGTCGGCGGTCGTGCGGCAGAACAAGGAATCGCTGGGGCAAGCACGCATCCAGGTCGACGTTACCCGCGACCAGGTGCGCCAGGCCATCGCCACGGCATGGTCGCAATACACCGCCGCGCAGCAAAGCGTATCCGCCAACAGGCAGGTTATCGACGCCGCACAATTGGCGCTGAACGGCGTCATCGAGGAACGCAATGTCGGCCAGCGCACGACGCTTGACGTACTCAATGCGCAGGCCACCGTGATTACCGCCAAGATCAACCAGGCCAATTCCGAACACGACGTGGTCGTGGCGAGCTATGCCATCCTTCAGGCGATTGGCCGCCTGTCTGTCGACCGGCTTGCGCTGCAGGTGACGAAGTACAGGCCCGAAGAGCACTATAATGCCGTCAAGGACAAGTGGATCGGCCTGCGCACGCCGGACGGCCGCTAG
- a CDS encoding PopZ family protein, with protein MATASSAQREPSMEEILASIRRIIEDSDNGRKQPGEADELQQDLEPPPSAVAAADIDAFRAELHAAPEVRKPVAVTETIQAQPAIARMDAPPRADPAPGRTPMTLAEVSARVAAEPAADAPAAPAEVATSEAIVADWRREIAAVGEQAKAMPDRSVRKPAAEPEVSASKPVVAEPAIDRAPSSDAPTGTAEARAAANETPAVRPAILSEHTGRQVAAAFGELSDAFASRSKKTFDEMAEEMLRPMLQDWLDNNLPTLVERLVREEIERVARGAQ; from the coding sequence ATGGCAACGGCAAGCAGCGCACAGCGCGAACCTTCCATGGAAGAGATACTGGCTTCCATCAGGAGGATCATCGAAGACAGCGACAATGGCCGCAAGCAGCCCGGCGAGGCCGACGAATTGCAGCAGGACCTGGAGCCGCCACCGAGCGCTGTGGCAGCCGCCGACATCGATGCGTTTCGCGCCGAATTGCATGCCGCTCCCGAGGTCAGGAAGCCGGTCGCTGTGACCGAAACAATCCAGGCGCAGCCGGCGATTGCGCGCATGGATGCGCCGCCGCGTGCCGATCCGGCTCCGGGCAGGACGCCGATGACCCTGGCCGAGGTCAGCGCCCGGGTTGCCGCCGAGCCTGCCGCCGACGCGCCAGCGGCTCCCGCGGAGGTTGCGACAAGTGAAGCCATCGTCGCCGATTGGCGGCGCGAGATCGCGGCGGTTGGCGAGCAAGCCAAGGCGATGCCGGACCGGAGCGTCCGCAAGCCAGCGGCAGAGCCGGAGGTTTCGGCAAGCAAACCAGTGGTGGCGGAACCTGCGATCGACCGGGCTCCTTCAAGCGATGCTCCAACGGGTACGGCTGAGGCGCGCGCGGCGGCGAACGAAACGCCGGCGGTGCGTCCCGCGATTCTTTCCGAACATACCGGCCGCCAGGTCGCGGCCGCCTTCGGCGAACTGTCCGACGCCTTTGCCAGCCGCAGCAAGAAGACATTCGACGAGATGGCCGAAGAAATGCTGCGTCCGATGCTGCAGGATTGGCTGGACAACAATCTGCCGACGCTGGTCGAAAGGCTGGTGCGCGAAGAGATCGAGCGCGTGGCACGCGGAGCGCAATAA